A single region of the Vicia villosa cultivar HV-30 ecotype Madison, WI linkage group LG4, Vvil1.0, whole genome shotgun sequence genome encodes:
- the LOC131595260 gene encoding beta-D-xylosidase 1 has translation MPHHKTFIITILLLILTLSPLIQGRVPFACDPANGFTRGYRFCNINIPIHVRVQDLIARLTLPEKIRLVVNNAIAVPRLGIQGYEWWSEALHGVSNVGPGTKFGGAFPGATSFPQVITTAASFNQSLWLEIGRVVSDEARAMYNGGAAGLTYWSPNVNIFRDPRWGRGQETPGEDPALAAKYAAAYVQGLQGNGAGNRLKVAACCKHYTAYDLDNWNGVDRFHFNAKVSKQDLADTYDVPFKACVSEGKVASVMCSYNQVNGKPTCADPELLRNTIRGEWRLNGYIVSDCDSVGVFYDTQHYTRTPEEAAADAIKAGLDLDCGPFLALHTDGAIRQGLMSENDLNNALANLVTVQMRLGMFDGLAQPYGNLGPRDVCLPAHNELAVEAARQGIVLLQNKGNALPLSPTRFRNIGVIGPNSDVTVTMIGNYAGVACGYTTPLQGIARYAKTIHQVGCRDVSCVGNQLFGEAEIVARQADATVLVMGLDQSIEAEFRDRVGLLLPGHQQELVSRVARAARGPVILVIMSGGPIDVTFAKNDPKISAILWVGYPGQSGGTAIADVIFGRTNPSGRLPNTWYPQGYLSKVPMTNMDMRPNPAIGYPGRTYRFYKGPVVFPFGHGLSYSRYTHSLALAPKQVSVSYVSLQAQAFTNSSNKGIKVSHAKCDELEVGFHVDVKNEGTMDGAHTLLIFSKPPNGVKQLVNFHKTYVPAGSKTRVKVGVHVCNHLSVVDEFGVRRIPIGEHELHIGDLKHSISVQTLDQIIH, from the exons ATGCCTCATCACAAAACCTTCATAATAACCATACTACTACTAATCCTCACACTATCACCACTAATTCAAGGACGAGTTCCCTTTGCATGTGATCCAGCAAACGGTTTCACAAGAGGCTACAGATTCTGCAACATAAACATTCCGATTCACGTTAGAGTCCAAGACCTTATTGCGAGACTTACATTACCTGAGAAAATAAGACTTGTTGTTAACAATGCAATTGCAGTTCCAAGACTTGGGATACAAGGATATGAGTGGTGGTCGGAGGCTTTACACGGCGTTTCTAACGTCGGTCCCGGGACTAAATTCGGTGGCGCTTTTCCTGGCGCCACCAGTTTTCCTCAAGTTATTACAACCGCTGCTTCTTTTAATCAGTCCTTGTGGCTCGAAATTGGACGG GTTGTGTCTGATGAAGCAAGAGCAATGTACAATGGTGGAGCAGCAGGGTTGACTTATTGGAGTCCTAATGTAAATATTTTCCGCGATCCACGATGGGGCCGAGGCCAAGAGACACCCGGTGAAGACCCCGCGTTGGCCGCAAAATATGCGGCCGCCTATGTTCAAGGACTACAAGGCAATGGCGCGGGTAACCGGCTCAAGGTTGCAGCTTGCTGTAAACACTACACTGCCTATGATCTTGATAATTGGAATGGTGTAGACAGGTTTCATTTCAATGCCAAG GTGAGTAAACAGGACTTGGCAGACACATATGATGTACCATTCAAGGCATGTGTGTCTGAAGGGAAGGTGGCGAGTGTAATGTGTTCCTACAATCAAGTCAATGGCAAGCCCACTTGTGCTGATCCCGAACTTCTTCGCAACACCATCCGTGGTGAATGGCGTCTCAATGGGTACATAGTTTCAGACTGTGACTCAGTCGGAGTTTTCTACGACACCCAACATTACACGAGAACACCCGAAGAGGCTGCAGCCGATGCGATTAAAGCGGGTTTGGATTTGGATTGTGGCCCATTTTTAGCCCTACATACTGATGGTGCTATTAGGCAAGGACTTATGTCTGAAAATGACCTTAACAATGCTTTAGCTAACCTTGTTACAGTTCAAATGAGATTGGGCATGTTTGACGGTTTGGCCCAACCATATGGGAACTTAGGCCCAAGAGATGTTTGTTTACCGGCCCATAATGAACTTGCAGTTGAAGCAGCTAGACAGGGCATTGTTCTTCTGCAAAACAAAGGAAATGCATTGCCTTTATCCCCTACACGCTTCCGCAACATAGGAGTCATTGGTCCCAATTCTGATGTAACTGTTACAATGATTGGAAACTATGCAG GTGTGGCGTGTGGCTATACAACGCCGTTGCAAGGTATTGCCAGATATGCGAAGACTATTCATCAAGTAGGATGTAGGGATGTGAGTTGTGTTGGGAACCAGCTATTTGGGGAGGCAGAGATAGTAGCAAGACAAGCTGATGCAACAGTATTAGTAATGGGCTTAGATCAGTCCATAGAAGCTGAATTTAGAGATAGAGTTGGGCTTCTTTTACCAGGCCATCAACAAGAGCTAGTGTCTAGAGTAGCTAGGGCTGCAAGAGGCCCAGTTATATTGGTCATCATGTCTGGTGGGCCTATTGATGTTACATTTGCTAAAAATGATCCCAAAATTAGTGCTATTTTGTGGGTTGGTTATCCTGGGCAATCTGGAGGAACTGCTATTGCTGATGTTATCTTTGGCAGAACCAACCCAA GTGGGAGGTTACCCAATACATGGTACCCACAAGGTTATTTGAGCAAAGTGCCAATGACAAACATGGACATGCGTCCAAACCCGGCAATAGGGTACCCAGGAAGAACCTACAGATTCTACAAGGGCCCGGTAGTATTCCCATTTGGGCATGGGCTAAGTTACTCAAGATACACTCACAGCTTAGCACTTGCTCCTAAACAAGTCTCAGTCTCTTATGTATCCCTCCAGGCCCAAGCCTTCACAAACTCAAGTAACAAAGGAATAAAAGTGAGTcatgcaaaatgtgatgaattGGAAGTAGGTTTCCATGTGGATGTGAAAAATGAAGGGACAATGGATGGAGCCCACACACTTCTAATATTCTCAAAACCACCTAATGGGGTTAAACAATTGGTGAACTTTCATAAGACTTATGTTCCTGCTGGATCAAAGACACGGGTTAAGGTTGGTGTTCATGTTTGTAACCATCTCTCTGTTGTCGATGAGTTTGGGGTTCGAAGAATCCCAATTGGTGAACATGAACTTCACATTGGTGATCTCAAACATTCTATTTCGGTTCAAACTTTGGACCAAATTATACATTAA
- the LOC131597922 gene encoding uncharacterized protein LOC131597922 translates to MSQTSPSKNTTPRSETASDSRAPNMVGDQDVVLDVVPLNSVPAIDPVGSIPRKMHARKSTGGSIPETFSARDKEGTAYVHNAIAGLVTRILNEGHKVEGISVPLAQAPAPENSKDNQVDASKDHVDVETSETNNVEGSDAKDIEASEDKDAEILETEKPEEVTATSPKEKATRPTDNTNDVVDLDNLDDPIDIADDDLISSISNRVKARRGKQVDDQHPPKTKVAPLKNATKEKIKKVSAESSRTGSKVAVKKRKERSVSDSEDNVLSDVPDIPSKKKIAVTKSSTKVRDVPLDNIYLHYASNAIQWKFVYQRRLALERELANDALECQEVMKLIKSAGLLKTVTHFSKCYEMLVKEFIVNLSQDCADGRTEDFHKVYVRRKCIDFSPTVINLYLGRDAEAQPELEVTDNEVCKVITGGKVKKWPIKSKLSASLLNVRYALLHKIGAANWVPTNHTSTIVVGLGRLIYAVGTKTKFDYGTYIFEQTMRHVGTSATKLPIAFPSLICGIILKQHPGILKAKDSVCKRESALSFHYKLHQRSDDITSAGTSQPSKSVNKTFLIAELKETCKELDNRKMKLEKLIQSLEQSTDDDHAGGSDGDNMDEDKGADSGDEEEAEDGEGTEDTGSSDANEETSGSSDEEISGSSDEETDGSDN, encoded by the coding sequence ATGTCTCAGACCTCTCCCTCAAAGAACACTACTCCTCGCTCTGAAACTGCATCCGACTCTAGGGCACCAAATATGGTAGGTGATCAGGATGTTGTACTGgatgttgtgccattgaactcGGTCCCAGCCATTGATCCTGTTGGTAGTataccaagaaagatgcatgcaagaaaatcaactggtGGGTCTATTCCAGAAACGTTCTCTGCTAGGGATAAAGAAGGGACTGCTTATGTCCACAATGCAATCGCAGGCCTTGTcacaagaatcttgaatgaaggtcACAAGGTAGAAGGAATATCTGTCCCTTTAGCCCAAGCTCCTGCTCCTGAGAACAGCAAAGATAATCAGGTTGATGCTAGCAAGGATCATgttgatgttgagacatctgaaaCCAACAATGTTGAAGGCTCTGATGCTAAAGATATTGAAGCATCTGAAGATAAAGATGCGGAGATTCTTGAAACAGAGAAACCTGAAGAGGTCACTGCTACTTCTCCTAAAGAGAAGGCTACTCGCCCTACTGACAATACAAATGATGTGGTGGATCTGGATAATCTTGATGATCCTATTGacattgctgatgatgacctcatctccagcaTTTCCAACAGAGTCAAGGCTCGAAGGGGAAAACAGGTTGATGATCAACATCCTCCCAAGACAAAGGTTGCTCCTCTAAAGAATGCCACCAAAGAAAAGATCAAGAAGGTCTCTGCTGAGTCTTCAAGAACTGGGAGCAAGGTTGctgtgaagaagagaaaagaaagaagtgttTCTGACTCCGAAGACAATGTCctaagtgatgtccctgacatcccttcaaagaagaagattgctgtcaCAAAATCCTCCACAAAGGTCCGTGATGTTCCCTTGGACAACATTTATCTGCACTATGCTTCAAATGCTATCCAGTGGAAGTTTGtttatcaaagaaggctggctcTGGAAAGAGAACttgcaaatgatgctctggaatgtCAAGAGGTCATGAAGCTCATCAAATCTGCAGGTTTGCTTAAAACTGTTACTCATTTTTCTAAATGCTATGAAATGCTCGTGAAGGAATTTATAGTGAATTTGTCTCAAGATTGTGCTGATGGAAGAACTGAGGATTTTCATAAGGTGTATGTTAGAAGAAAGTGTATAGATTTTTCCCCTACTGTTATCAATCTCTATCTAGGTAGAGATGCtgaggctcaacctgagcttgaagtaactgaCAATGAAGTATGCAAAGTTATCACTGGTGGTAAGGTTAAGAAATGGCCCATAAAGAGTAAATTGTCTGCTAGTCTTTTGAATGTCAGGTATGCCTTGCTGCACAAAATTGGTGCTGCAAACTGGGTGCCTACCAATCACACTTCTACCATTGTTGTTGGCCTAGGTAGACTCATATATGCTGTGGGAACCAAGACAAAATTTGACTATGGGACCTACATATTTGAGCAAACTATGAGGCATGTTGGTACTTCTGCTACCAAGCTACCCATTGCTTTTCCATCCCTGATATGTGGGATAATCCTCAAGCAACACCCTGGAATTCTGAAAGCTAAAGATTCTGTATGTAAGAGGGAGAGTGCTTTGTCATTTCACTATAAGCTGCACCAAAGGTCAGATGACAtaacatctgctgggacatcacaACCCAGCAAGTCTGTGAACAAAACCTTTCTCATTGCTGAGCTGAAAGAGACTTGTAAGGAGTTGGACAAcaggaagatgaagcttgaaaaGCTCATTcaaagtcttgagcagtctaCAGATGATGATCATGCTGGTGGAAGCGATGGTGACAATATGGATGAAGACAAGGGTGCTGATAGTGGTGATGAGGAAGAGGCCGAGGATGGTGAGGGTACTGAAGATACTGGGAGTAGTGATGCTAATGAAGAGACTAGTGGCTCTAGTGATGAAGAGATTAGTGGCTCTAGTGATGAAGAGACTGATGGTTCTGACAATTAG